DNA from Pseudocitrobacter corydidari:
ACCCAGGGCTTTATCGGTAGCGATTACGCCGGGCATACCACGACCCTGGGGCGCGGTGGCAGCGACTACACCGCATCCCTGCTGGGCGAAGCGTTACAGGCGACACGCGTCGATATCTGGACGGATGTTGCCGGTATCTATACTACCGACCCACGCGTTGTACCGCAGGCCCAGCGTATCGACCATATCTCGTTTGCTGAAGCCAGCGACATGGCCGCCTTTGGGGCAAAAGTGCTGCACCCGGCAACGTTGCTGCCCGCGATGCGCAAGAACATTCCGGTGTTTGTCGGTTGCAGTAAAAATACCGCTGCCGGCGGTACGCTGGTGCGTCGTGAAACAGAGAATCCGCCGCTTTATCGTGCGATTGCTGTTCGCCGTAAGCAAACCCTGTTAAGACTGCACAGTCTGCATACGCAGCCAGCCTATGCTTTCTTTGCTGAGATGTTTGCTATTCTGGCGCAGCATCAGGTGGATATTGATCTGGTGACCACTTCGGAAAGCAGCATTGCGCTGGCGCTCGATCCCACCTGCGCGACATCCGGGGAAGATCACACCTTAACCACCTCACTGCTGACCGCGCTCTCTTCCCACTGCCGGGTTGAGATTGAAACCGGGCTGGCGCTGGTCACCCTGATAGGTAATCAACTTCATCAGGGTACGGGGGTATGTCGTGATGCCTTCGCCGAACTGGACGAGCATGCGGTGCGTATGATTTGCCACGGTGCCTCTAATAATAATCTCAGCTTCCTGCTGCCGGGCGACGCTGCCGATAGCGCCGTCGTTGCATTACACCGCAGGCTGTTCGAGTAAGTGTATTCAGGGGCGTTTCACGCCCCTTTTCATTTCATTGCCGCAATGCCCGCTTTCTTGTACCCTTCCCGCTTCTTTGCGCACACTTTATCGGATATTCATGACCGCTCAACATTCGAAGGATCCTTTGCACGGCGTTACGCTGGAGATGCAAATTAATGCCCTGGTAGCCCGCTACGGTTGGGAAAAACTGGGTAAGCTGGTAAACATTAACTGTTTTAAGAATGACCCTAGCGTTAAATCCAGCCTCAAGTTTTTACGCCGCACGCCGTGGGCGCGAGCGGAAGTTGAAGCGCTCTATCTTGATTCCCTCGAAGACAATGAACCTCAGGACGGCGGATTTAACCCGTGGTTGCAGGGGCGAGACGATAAGATCTGATTCCCTTCCCCTGCAAATCGTAAGAGAATATCGCCTCTCAAGGGACTAGTAGAAAACGGGCGTTTATGATCATCTCTTTGCGGGGCGTCTCCCCGGTCACTCAGGTTAAAAAACTAGGCACGCTGGTTGCCGCGGCATTACTTGTTGTCAGTTGTTCGTCTAAGCCACCGAGTTCACTTGTTACATCACCAGGCAACACATCAAAGCCCACCGGTAAAACGCAGCAGAGTAATGAACCGATGCGCGGTATCTGGCTGGCCACGGTCTCGCGGCTCGACTGGCCGCCGGTTAATTCGGTCAATATCAGCAGCCCCGCCATTCGCATCAATAAACAGAAAGACGCGCTGACGGCAAAGCTCGATAACCTGAAACAGCTCGGTATCAATACCGTATTTTTCCAGGTAAAACCCGATGGCACCGCCCTGTGGGATTCAAAAATTTTGCCGTGGTCCGATACCTTAACCGGCAAGATTGGCGAGAACCCTGGGTACGATCCGTTGCAGTTTATGCTGGATGAAGCCCATAAACGCGGCATGAAAGTACATGCCTGGTTCAACCCGTACCGGGTAACAACCAACACCAAACCCACAACGGTGGCCGAACTTAATCGCACGCTCTCACAGCAACCTGCCAGTATTTTTGTCCTGCATCGCGACTGGATCCGCACATCAAGCGATCGTTTCGTCCTTGACCCTGGTATCCCGGAAGCTCGCGACTGGATAACCAGTATTGTGGCGGAAGTGGTGGCAAAATATCCGGTCGATGGTGTGCAGTTTGACGACTACTTCTATACCGAAACGCCCGGTTCGACGCTTAACGATAACCAGACCTGGCGACAATACGGCCAACAATATGCGTCAAAAGCCGACTGGCGACGCCATAATACGCAGCTGCTTATCGAGCAGGTTTCACGCACCATCAAACAGCTTAAACCCGACGTCGAGTTTGGCGTAAGCCCGGCGGGCGTCTGGCGTAACCGCTCGCACGATCCTTTAGGGTCGGATACGCGCGGTGCGGCCGCCTACGATGAGTCTTATGCCGATACCCGCCTTTGGGTGCAGCAAGGCTTGCTGGACTACATTGCTCCGCAGCTCTACTGGCCGTTTGCCCGCGATGCGGCGCGTTATGATGTGCTGGCAAAATGGTGGGCGGATGTGGTGAAACCGACCAAAACGCGTCTGTATATTGGCGTGGCGCTGTATAAAGTGGGCGAACCATCGAAAAAGGAACCTGACTGGGCGGTGAATGGCGGCGTACCAGAGCTGAGTAAGCAGATCGATCTCAATGAATCTATACCGGAAATCAACGGGACGATTCTGTTCCGGGAAGATAACCTCAACCAACCGCAAACTCGCCAGGCGGTGAATTATCTGAAAACTCGCTGGGGCCATTAATCCTGCCTTTTGTGCGCTACGCAAATCCGGCGTAGCGCACCTCATCTGCTATGCTTACCCTGACATTCTTTACTGGAGAACGGATATGGGACTGTTTAACTTCGTGAAAGAAGCAGGTGAAAAACTGTGGGACAAACTGACGGATTCGCATCAGGACCAGGGCGAAAAAATCACCGAGCATTTAAAGAAACTCAATATTCCCGGTGCGGATAAAGTTCAGGTGACGGTCGTCGACGGGAAAGCCAGCGTCACTGGTGACGGGCTAACCCAGGAAGAGAAAGAGAAAATTCAGGTCGCCGTCGGTAACGTTGCCGGAGTCAGTGAAGTTGAGAATAACATTACCGCTGCCGATAGCGCGGATGAAGCCACCTACTACACCGTGAAATCCGGCGATACGCTGAGCGCTATCTCCAAAAACGTTTACGGCAACGCCAATCTGTACAACAAAATCTTTGAAGCCAACCGTCCGATGCTTTCTCACCCGGATAAAATTTATCCCGGCCAGACTTTACGTATTCCTAAAGCCTGATAGCAGCACGCTTGCCGGAAGTCATTCCGGTAAGCGTTCCCCCCTCGTTGTATTCACAGACAAAATATCGTATAAAACCTCCTGTCCGAGGGGTGTCCAGTAATGGGCTGAGATGGCGCAAGCCGAACCCTTAGAACCTGATCTGGGTCATGCCAGCGAAGGGACGGGTTAGCCATCTATTTACACAGCCAATTCCTGTTCTTCCCTCATTGCGCCCGGATCTCCACTTTATTCCTGGAGGTCCCATGTCTTTACCCCTGTTTGAAACTGGTCTTTACGGACGCCTTCGCACGCTTGCGGGTCACCACTGGCACGATTATGTCGCCCATGAATTTGTCCAGCAGTTGGGCGATGGTACCCTGCCTGAACCTGCGTTCCGCCGATATCTCACCCAGGATTACCTGTTTTTAGTTCACTTCGCCCGCGCCTACGCGCTGCTGGTGAGCAAACTGCAAAACCTGCCGGAGATGCGCGCGGCGACGGCATCACTGAACGCGATTCTTAACGAACTGCCGCTGCATATCAGCTACTGCCAGCAATGGGGATTAACGGAATCCGACGTTACGCAGGTGGAAGAAGCCGCCGAAACGGTGAACTACACCCGTTACGTGCTGGATGTGGGGCATTCTGGCGACGTGCTCGACCTGCTCACCGCCCTGATGCCATGCGTGGCGGGCTATGCGGAAATCGGTCTGTGTCTGCTCAACGATCCGGCGACCGTCTTTGAGGGTAATCCCTACGCCGCGTGGATCCGTAACTATGGCGATGAGGGCTATCTGGAAGGTGTGCAAGCCTCTTTGACGCTATTTGAAAATCTGGCGGCTCAGCGCGGTGGGGAAAGCCGTATCGCTGAGCTTTCGTCTATCTTCACCACCGCCACCCGGCTGGAAGGCGCGTTCTGGCAGATGGGGCTGAACGCGAAATCATGAAGGCAGTGAATGAATCCCCCGCGATCAGACTGACAGACCTTACGCTGCGTTATGGCAAAAAGACGATATTCGAGAACCTGAACGTGACTATCCCGGCAGGGCATTTCGTCTCCTTGCTGGGGGCCAGCGGTGCGGGTAAAACCAGCCTGCTGCGCATTGTTGCCGGGCTGGCAGCCCCCACATCGGGTAGCGTGACGGATGAACATGGTCGCCCGCTTGCAGGCCGAATCGCCTGGATGGGTCAGCGCGATCTGCTCTATCCGTGGTTAACCATTGAACAGAATGTTTGCCTGGGCGCGCGTTTACGCGGAGAAAAAGCCGATCGCCAATGGGCACAAGAGCTGCTTGAGCGTGTGGGGCTAAGCAGTTATGGCCGCGCCCTGCCGCAGACGTTATCCGGCGGGATGCGCCAGCGCGCCGCCATCGCCCGAACCCTCTACGAACAGCAGCCGATTGTCCTGATGGATGAGCCGTTTTCCGCGCTGGACGCGATTACCCGCGCCACGATTCAGGCGCTGGCGGCGGAATTGCTGGCTGATCGTACCGTGTTACTGATCACACACGACCCCGTAGAGGCCTGCCGCCTGAGTCATCACATTCTGGTTCTGGCGAAACATCCTGGCGGTATCGATGACTCCCACGTTATGGCTGGCCTACCTCCACGCGAGCTTGACGATCCGCTGGTTATCCAGAGTCAACGTGAGCTTATGCAACAGCTCATTCGGGGGGCTCTGTGATTTTCTTATCACGTATCTGGCGCGGGCTGACGCTGTTTGCAGGCTTAGTGGGGTTATGGTGGCTGGCGACGCTCGGCTCTATTCCGGCATTCCTGCTGCCCTCACCCACGGCGGTAGTTCAGGCCCTGCACGATAATGGTCGTTACCTCGGCTGGCACACGTTGATTACCCTGGCGGAAATCGCCAGTGGGCTGGTGATTGGCGTACTGCTCGGGGCGATTCTGGCGCTGTGCATGGTCTTTTCTCTCCGTCTTCAGCGCTGGGTGATGCCGGTGGTATTAACCAGCCAGGCGATCCCGGTCTTCGCCCTCGCCCCGCTGCTGGTACTGTGGTTTGGTTTTGGCATGAGTGCCAAGGTCACCATGGCGGTGCTGATTATCTTCTTCCCGGTGACGTCGGCGCTGTTTGACGGTTTGCGCCGGGTGAGCGGTGATTATCTCGACCTGGCCCGCACCATGGGGGCATCACGCTGGACACTGCTTCGCCACGTTCAGTTGATGGCTGCCCTGCCTGCTTTTGGTTCCGGCCTGCGCATGGCGGCAGCCGTTGCGCCCATCGGCGCCATCATTGGCGAATGGGTTGGCTCGGCGGAAGGTTTGGGTTACGTGATGCTCAACGCCAACGCGCGCATGCAGAGTGATATCTGCTTCGCCGCCCTTCTGATACTCGTTTTGATGACCATCTCGCTGTGGATGATCATTGATGCCCTTTTACATCGCCTGATTTATTGGATTCCGGATAACCATTGAGAAAACTACGATGACAACAAAAATACTGAAACCTGCTCTCTCTGCGCTGATTATTGCCAGCACCCTTTCGCCAAACGCCTGGGCGCTGGAGAAAGTAACGCTGGTACTGGACTGGTATATCAACCCCGACCACGCCCCCGTGATGGTGGCACAGCAAATCGGCGCATTTAAGGAGGAAGGCCTCGACGTTACGATTATCCCGCCTTCCGATCCGGCGCTGCCTCCGCGCCTGGTGGCGGCAAAACAGGCCGATCTGGCAATCACCTATCAACCGCAGCTGCACTTCTTTGCCGATCAGGGCTTACCACTGATGCGTGTAGGCACACTCATCAATACGCCGCTGAATACGGTGATTGCGCTGGATAAAACGATTAAATCGCCTGCTGATTTAAAAGGCAAAAGCGTGGGCTATTCTGTCAGTGGTATCGAGCAGGCTACGCTTGATACGATGCTGAAACATAGCAATACGCCAGCAGATGCGGTGAAGCTTATCAACGTTAACTTCCAGTTAACCAGTGCCCTGCTGACCGGTAAAGTGGACGCGGTGATTGGCGGCTATCGCAACATCGAGGCGCTGGAAATTCAGCTTCAGGGGAAAGAGCCGGTAGTGTTTAACGTCGAGGATTACGGCGTACCCGCCTACGATGAACTGATTCTGGTGGCAAATAAAGACGCGGCTGAAGAACCGAAGATTAAAAAATTCCTCGCGGCATTGAAAAAAGGCAGCGACTACCTGCACGCGCATCCGCAGGAAAGCTGGAAAACGTTCGCCAGCCTGCATCCTGAGCTCAATACCGAACTGAATCAGCAGGCATGGATGAAAACACTGCCGCTCTTTGCGCAAGATCCGGCAAAGCTGGATAAAGCCCGCTATGAGCATTACGAGCAGTTTTTATTTGATAACAAACTCATCAAAAAAATAACCCCGGTGGAGCAATACGCCACCGGGGTTATGTAAGCCGTACTTCAGATTGTTAACGTGTTATTGCCGGATGCGGTGTAAACGCCTTATCCGGCCTACAAAATTGCGCATCAGGCAATTTTACAGCGCCATATCGTGCTGAGGAGATGCTTCCGGCTGTGCTGCCTTAGGCGTGACATTGTCACCTTCGGCGGTATTCATTTGAATGACCGGCGGCTTAACCAGTTGCAGTGTAGCAGCGGTATCGTCCCAGACCTGTTGCGTCAACGCGCTGTTACCGTTCAGCTCCTGGCCGTAGCTTGGCACGATCGCACGGATTTTGCTCTGCCATTGTTCTGAACTGAACTGTTCCGGGAACATTTTCTTGATCACGTTCAGGGTAATAGGCGCAGCGGTAGAGGCGCCCGGAGACGCGCCCAGCAGCGCAGAAATGGTGCGTTGCTGATCAACAACCACTTCCGTACCCAGCTTCAGCACGCCGCCTTTGTCTTCATCTTTACGGATGATCTGCACGCGCTGCCCCGCCTGAATCAGTTTCCAGTCTTCTTTACGCGCCTGCGGATAGTACTCTTTCAGCGCAGCGAAACGGTCGTCATCGCTCAGCATAACCTGGCTAATCAGGTATTTGACGAGGTCGAAGTTATCCAGCCCCACGTGCGTCATCGGCATGACGTTGCTGGTTGTAGTGGTGCTCAGCAAATCGAAGAACGAGCCATTTTTAAGGAACTTGGTGGAGAACGTCGCAAACGGCCCAAACAGCACCACGCGTTTACCGTCTATGAAACGCGCATCAATGTGCGGTACGGACATCGGCGGCGCGCCGACGGACGCCTGGCCGTAGACTTTCTGCAAATGCTCTTTGGTGATAGCCGGGTTCTCAGTCATCAGGAACGAACCACCTACCGGGAAGCCAGCATAATTATCGGCCTCAGGAATACCGGTTTTTTGCAGTAATTTCAGCGCCCCGCCGCCAGCACCAATAAACACATATTTTGCATCAATCGCGTGCTCTTTACCGTTATTCACATCTTTGATTGTCACGTGCCAGGAGTTATCGCCATTGCGTTTAAACTCCGTCACTTCAGACGAGGTTTGCAAAGAGAAATTCGGGCTTTTTTTCAGGCTGCCGATCAGCTGACGGGTAATTTCACCGTAGTTCACATCGGTACCGGCTGGAGTCCAGGTCGCGGCTACTTTCTGCTGCGGATCGCGGCCTTGCATAACCAGCGGAGCCCATTGCTGAATTTGCTGATGATCGGTGGAGAATTTCATTCCCTGGAACAACGTCGTTTTTTGCAGCGCATCGTAGCGCTTTTGCAAATAATTAACGTTGGTATCGCCCCAGACAAAACTCATATGTGGCGTGGAATTAATAAAGGAGTGCGGATCACGTAAAATGCCGCGTTTCACCTGCGCCGTCCAGAATTGACGAGAGATCATAAACTGCTCGTTAATATCCAGCGCTTTGCTGACATCAATCGAACCATCCGCACGTTCAGGCGTATAGTTCAGCTCCATATTGGCGGAGTGGCCGGTACCGGCGTTATTCCAGCCATTGGAAGATTCCAGCGCCACGCCGTCGAGTTTCTCGACCATGACCTGCTTCCAGTCTGGCTGCAACTCCTGGAGCCACGTGCCCAGAGAGGCACTCATAATACCGCCGCCAATCAGCAGGAAATCGGTTTTTTGTGAGGTTTCAGAATTAGCCCAGGTTGCCGAACTGACAAACAGCGCCACAGAGGTGAGTGAGATAATTGTCTTTTTAATTGCAGGCATAATAGTAATATCACATAGCATTGATGAAACATGAATAAATATAGTAAAGCATTTTTACGATATTTTAAAATCCATATAACATTTTTAGCACTATTATATAATTACAGATTTATTTAGTTATTTAATTAAATAAATTGTCAGCAATGTTTGTTGGGTATTTTCGTGATGGGGAAGTCGCGAGCATCCCTCGTTCGTGTAGAACGAGGGAGTGAATCGGCAGGTTTTACCAGGAGAAGTCCTGGACCAGCGATAAGTCCCAGGCAGTGGCAAACAGTGAAATGAAGATAATCAGGTTCACTGCGGTTTCGATTCTTTTTTCCATTTTGATTCTCCTTATGCCGGTTATGACCATCTAACACGGAAAACCTTAATGATTTCTTAATGCTGCGTGACCATCATAAGGCGAACGCAGCAGGTTATGAATACGAGTATGCCAATAAAAAACGGCTGCGTCCCCCTCTTTTACTTTTGCGCACTACGTGAGCTGATAGTGCTTATCCGCAGTCAGTTTGGTTGGGATCACGGTTTCATCGTTCATTTGCAGTAGTTCTATCTCTATCGCGTTGCAGATAGCGTCCAGCGGCAGATCGTTATCTTCCATGCCAAACGGCTCTTCCAGCTCTTCCGCCAGCGTATCCAGCGCGATAAACGTGTAGGAGATCAGCACCGACACGAACGGCGTCATGTAGTGCAAATCAACAACCAGCGCGAACGGCAGCATGATGCAAAACAGATAAACGGTGCGATGCAGGATCAGCGAATAGGCAAACGGTACGGGCGTATTGGCGATACGCTCACACCCGGCCAGTACGCCCGACATATCATTAAGCCGGTTATTCAGGCTGTGAAACAGAATGTCCGACAGTTTACCTTCGCGGCGACGAACGGCCAGCCACTCTCCCATCATCAGAAGAATGCGGTTGGCGGGCGTTTGAACGGCCAAAACCTGGGCCAGCTGCTTTTCATCAAGATAGTTCGCCAGCACCGCTTTCGCCGGCTGGCGGCGTAATGACAACCGCAGACTGTGGGCAAAAGCGATTTGTAGCCGGGTAAACTCCGCAATATTGGGCTCGTCGTGAAGCGTATTTTTGACTTCCCGCAGCAAAGACCGTGAAGCAATCATCAATTGCCCCCACAGCAACCGCGCTTCAACATAACGGGCGTAGCAGGCGTTATTTCTGAACCCCAGGAAGATAGCAATGGCGACACCAAGAATACTGAATGGCGCCACGGTGAGTTTGATACCCAGCGAGGTGTACCACGGCAAAATCGCGATCACCACAATGGAGAGCAGAAAATTAAGCAGCAAGCGAGAGTAAATCTTGGGGAGCACCGAGCCGTGCCAGACAAGAATGCGAGGCAGCCAGTGTTGATGAGGACGCGCGATCATATATTTATCGATTAAGTTAATAACTTGTTTATTAAACGTGATTGCGGTCACATATTCAAGCGATTTGCTCGGTTGTCGCGTATAATCAATCCCCTTTCATTCCTGCCAAAAATGACGACGCACGATGTTTAAGTGTGGATTACAGACAGATAAAATATGTATGTTGTAACTAATGATGCTGAATAAAAAACCCGGCAATCGCCGGGTCTGGTTATCATACCGTTAGCACAAAGGCTGAACGGCTTTACGCATTCCCTGAAGCAGGATCGCGTCGAGATCCAGTGACACCTGTTCGACAAGGCCGACAACCTGAGTCAGGTCCTGCTCCCAATGGTCACTTACAGAAAGCACCGCTTTCACCAAATCACTGGTGCTAATCAGCTGATCACGGTGCTGAGCCCACAGTTGCTGATAACGTTCAATCCAGTGCGCATCATCCTGTACCGGATACGTTTCACCGTTACGCTCTGCGCGATAGAACGCAATCAGGGCCGCCAGCGCGAAAGTTAAACGTGCAGGCAGTTTGCCAGTCGCCTTCTGCCCTGCCAGCAGTTGCGGCAGAATACGGGTACGGAATTTCGTCATCCCGTTCAGGGCGATGGAAAGCAGCTGATGCTTGATATACGGATTACGGAAACGCCCGGTAACCGCGCTGGCAAAAGACTCCAGCTCATCACGCGGCAAATCGAGCACCGGGATAATCTCGTCGTAAATCGCTTTTTCAACGAATGCACAAATTTCTGCGTCATTCATCGCCTCACCGACCGTATCGAGCCCTGCCTGGTAGGCTACCGGCACCAGAGCCGTGTGCGCCCCGTTCAGAATTGCCACTTTACGCTCTTTATACGGTTTGATGTCATCAACAATCAGCACGTTGAGCGACAGTTTGTCGAGACGCAGTTCGCTGGCGAGCGATTTCGGCCCCTGAATAACGAACAGGTAGAAGTGCTCTGCGGTATCGAGGAAGCCGTCTTTGTAACCCAGTTCCGCTTCAATAGCCGCTGCTTCATCACGCGGGTAACCGGTAACAATACGGTCAACCAGGGTGGAGCAGAAGGTGTTGGACTCATTCAGCCAGGTTACGAATTCCACCGGCAGCGCCCACTCCTGCGCGTAACGCAGCACCAGTTCATGCAGCGCGTCACCGTTATAGTCAATCAGTTCGCAAGGAATGATAACCCAGCCTTTATCTGCCGCACCGTTAAAATGCGTGTAGCGTTCAAACAGCAGACGCGTCAGTTTGGCCGGATAGCTTACAGCTGGTGCGTCATCAAATTTATCGCCTGCATGGTAGCTGATACCCGCTTCGGTCGTGTTCGAGAAGACAAAGCGCATGTCCGGGTTGTGTGCCAGTTTCAGGAAAGCGTCGTAATCGGCATAAGCGCTGATTTCACGATTAACCGAACGAATCAGACGCGCATCGCTCACGGCTTCGCCCTGCTCATTCAGACCACGAATGATGGTCGTGTACAGGCCATCCTGCGTGCTGAGTGACGGCGGGAAATCACTGGCAATCGGGCGAACAATCACCACACCGGCATTCAGATCGGTGTGTTCGTTCAGCAGGTCGATTTGCCAGTCAACGAATGCGCGCAGGAAGTTACCTTCGCCAAACTGAATGATACGTTCAGGGTACTGCGCACCGGGGAAGTCCTGGCGGTTCAGAGTCTTCACAATCGTTTCCTTTTTAATTAGTCATACAACCTGGTGGAATTGGTGTAATAACTTACCAGATTTTTAGACAATGAAACCCTGTTTTGATCAAAATGTGAGGACTAATTCATAATTCAGAGGAATTTATAGAACACACTGGTCGCGGTTAATTCCCCCGCAGGCATCAGCGCATAACGCGGGATTTCCCCCACCTTCTCCCAGCCAGCACGCTGGTAGAACGTCTCCGCCCCGCTTCCCGTGGCGGTATCAAGTACGAGCACATTTTTGCCTGCATCACGAGCCACCGTTTCCAGATGCAACATCAACTGACTTGCTATACCAAAACGCCGGGCATCTTCATGAACCAGCAGTTTGGCAACATCCGCACGATGCGACTGGTTCTCGGGCTGATCGATAATAAGCTGGACGGTA
Protein-coding regions in this window:
- the lysC gene encoding lysine-sensitive aspartokinase 3 is translated as MTRIYPQFVVAKFGGTSVADFDAMNRSASIVLADEQVRLVVLSASAGVTNLLVELSEGLESADRMDKIDTLRTIQYNIISRLKQPTVISKEIDQLLENIARLAEIAQATPSAALSDELVSHGELMSSLLFAEVLREREAQAEWFDARKVIRTNDVYGCAEPDLSQVAEQVEMHLRPRIEQAIVITQGFIGSDYAGHTTTLGRGGSDYTASLLGEALQATRVDIWTDVAGIYTTDPRVVPQAQRIDHISFAEASDMAAFGAKVLHPATLLPAMRKNIPVFVGCSKNTAAGGTLVRRETENPPLYRAIAVRRKQTLLRLHSLHTQPAYAFFAEMFAILAQHQVDIDLVTTSESSIALALDPTCATSGEDHTLTTSLLTALSSHCRVEIETGLALVTLIGNQLHQGTGVCRDAFAELDEHAVRMICHGASNNNLSFLLPGDAADSAVVALHRRLFE
- a CDS encoding glycoside hydrolase family 10 protein, with product MIISLRGVSPVTQVKKLGTLVAAALLVVSCSSKPPSSLVTSPGNTSKPTGKTQQSNEPMRGIWLATVSRLDWPPVNSVNISSPAIRINKQKDALTAKLDNLKQLGINTVFFQVKPDGTALWDSKILPWSDTLTGKIGENPGYDPLQFMLDEAHKRGMKVHAWFNPYRVTTNTKPTTVAELNRTLSQQPASIFVLHRDWIRTSSDRFVLDPGIPEARDWITSIVAEVVAKYPVDGVQFDDYFYTETPGSTLNDNQTWRQYGQQYASKADWRRHNTQLLIEQVSRTIKQLKPDVEFGVSPAGVWRNRSHDPLGSDTRGAAAYDESYADTRLWVQQGLLDYIAPQLYWPFARDAARYDVLAKWWADVVKPTKTRLYIGVALYKVGEPSKKEPDWAVNGGVPELSKQIDLNESIPEINGTILFREDNLNQPQTRQAVNYLKTRWGH
- the mqo gene encoding malate dehydrogenase (quinone), translating into MLCDITIMPAIKKTIISLTSVALFVSSATWANSETSQKTDFLLIGGGIMSASLGTWLQELQPDWKQVMVEKLDGVALESSNGWNNAGTGHSANMELNYTPERADGSIDVSKALDINEQFMISRQFWTAQVKRGILRDPHSFINSTPHMSFVWGDTNVNYLQKRYDALQKTTLFQGMKFSTDHQQIQQWAPLVMQGRDPQQKVAATWTPAGTDVNYGEITRQLIGSLKKSPNFSLQTSSEVTEFKRNGDNSWHVTIKDVNNGKEHAIDAKYVFIGAGGGALKLLQKTGIPEADNYAGFPVGGSFLMTENPAITKEHLQKVYGQASVGAPPMSVPHIDARFIDGKRVVLFGPFATFSTKFLKNGSFFDLLSTTTTSNVMPMTHVGLDNFDLVKYLISQVMLSDDDRFAALKEYYPQARKEDWKLIQAGQRVQIIRKDEDKGGVLKLGTEVVVDQQRTISALLGASPGASTAAPITLNVIKKMFPEQFSSEQWQSKIRAIVPSYGQELNGNSALTQQVWDDTAATLQLVKPPVIQMNTAEGDNVTPKAAQPEASPQHDMAL
- the tenA gene encoding thiaminase II: MSLPLFETGLYGRLRTLAGHHWHDYVAHEFVQQLGDGTLPEPAFRRYLTQDYLFLVHFARAYALLVSKLQNLPEMRAATASLNAILNELPLHISYCQQWGLTESDVTQVEEAAETVNYTRYVLDVGHSGDVLDLLTALMPCVAGYAEIGLCLLNDPATVFEGNPYAAWIRNYGDEGYLEGVQASLTLFENLAAQRGGESRIAELSSIFTTATRLEGAFWQMGLNAKS
- the lysM gene encoding peptidoglycan-binding protein LysM; protein product: MGLFNFVKEAGEKLWDKLTDSHQDQGEKITEHLKKLNIPGADKVQVTVVDGKASVTGDGLTQEEKEKIQVAVGNVAGVSEVENNITAADSADEATYYTVKSGDTLSAISKNVYGNANLYNKIFEANRPMLSHPDKIYPGQTLRIPKA
- a CDS encoding bestrophin family protein, with product MIARPHQHWLPRILVWHGSVLPKIYSRLLLNFLLSIVVIAILPWYTSLGIKLTVAPFSILGVAIAIFLGFRNNACYARYVEARLLWGQLMIASRSLLREVKNTLHDEPNIAEFTRLQIAFAHSLRLSLRRQPAKAVLANYLDEKQLAQVLAVQTPANRILLMMGEWLAVRRREGKLSDILFHSLNNRLNDMSGVLAGCERIANTPVPFAYSLILHRTVYLFCIMLPFALVVDLHYMTPFVSVLISYTFIALDTLAEELEEPFGMEDNDLPLDAICNAIEIELLQMNDETVIPTKLTADKHYQLT
- a CDS encoding ABC transporter permease; amino-acid sequence: MIFLSRIWRGLTLFAGLVGLWWLATLGSIPAFLLPSPTAVVQALHDNGRYLGWHTLITLAEIASGLVIGVLLGAILALCMVFSLRLQRWVMPVVLTSQAIPVFALAPLLVLWFGFGMSAKVTMAVLIIFFPVTSALFDGLRRVSGDYLDLARTMGASRWTLLRHVQLMAALPAFGSGLRMAAAVAPIGAIIGEWVGSAEGLGYVMLNANARMQSDICFAALLILVLMTISLWMIIDALLHRLIYWIPDNH
- a CDS encoding tagaturonate reductase, producing MKTLNRQDFPGAQYPERIIQFGEGNFLRAFVDWQIDLLNEHTDLNAGVVIVRPIASDFPPSLSTQDGLYTTIIRGLNEQGEAVSDARLIRSVNREISAYADYDAFLKLAHNPDMRFVFSNTTEAGISYHAGDKFDDAPAVSYPAKLTRLLFERYTHFNGAADKGWVIIPCELIDYNGDALHELVLRYAQEWALPVEFVTWLNESNTFCSTLVDRIVTGYPRDEAAAIEAELGYKDGFLDTAEHFYLFVIQGPKSLASELRLDKLSLNVLIVDDIKPYKERKVAILNGAHTALVPVAYQAGLDTVGEAMNDAEICAFVEKAIYDEIIPVLDLPRDELESFASAVTGRFRNPYIKHQLLSIALNGMTKFRTRILPQLLAGQKATGKLPARLTFALAALIAFYRAERNGETYPVQDDAHWIERYQQLWAQHRDQLISTSDLVKAVLSVSDHWEQDLTQVVGLVEQVSLDLDAILLQGMRKAVQPLC
- a CDS encoding VF530 family DNA-binding protein, with protein sequence MTAQHSKDPLHGVTLEMQINALVARYGWEKLGKLVNINCFKNDPSVKSSLKFLRRTPWARAEVEALYLDSLEDNEPQDGGFNPWLQGRDDKI
- a CDS encoding ABC transporter substrate-binding protein is translated as MTTKILKPALSALIIASTLSPNAWALEKVTLVLDWYINPDHAPVMVAQQIGAFKEEGLDVTIIPPSDPALPPRLVAAKQADLAITYQPQLHFFADQGLPLMRVGTLINTPLNTVIALDKTIKSPADLKGKSVGYSVSGIEQATLDTMLKHSNTPADAVKLINVNFQLTSALLTGKVDAVIGGYRNIEALEIQLQGKEPVVFNVEDYGVPAYDELILVANKDAAEEPKIKKFLAALKKGSDYLHAHPQESWKTFASLHPELNTELNQQAWMKTLPLFAQDPAKLDKARYEHYEQFLFDNKLIKKITPVEQYATGVM
- a CDS encoding ABC transporter ATP-binding protein, with protein sequence MKAVNESPAIRLTDLTLRYGKKTIFENLNVTIPAGHFVSLLGASGAGKTSLLRIVAGLAAPTSGSVTDEHGRPLAGRIAWMGQRDLLYPWLTIEQNVCLGARLRGEKADRQWAQELLERVGLSSYGRALPQTLSGGMRQRAAIARTLYEQQPIVLMDEPFSALDAITRATIQALAAELLADRTVLLITHDPVEACRLSHHILVLAKHPGGIDDSHVMAGLPPRELDDPLVIQSQRELMQQLIRGAL